One region of Chryseobacterium sp. SORGH_AS_0447 genomic DNA includes:
- a CDS encoding DUF6452 family protein: MKYFKFLTILGFLSLLFSCGGDDDICENGEGTPRMKVSFLNAETGKEKTVDSLYVAVDYGSGKVQLGGQAKITSRIIPLRVDNSSYTDIYFRITNKGAESKVRVNYTTKSRYVSPGCGIKINYENLNAVLDPVSTTTPVKSIQAGQNFIENEDKTNLYLLF, translated from the coding sequence ATGAAATATTTTAAATTCCTGACAATCCTTGGATTTCTGAGTCTGCTGTTCTCATGCGGCGGTGATGATGACATCTGCGAAAACGGGGAAGGAACACCGAGAATGAAAGTTTCTTTTCTCAATGCTGAAACAGGTAAGGAAAAAACAGTTGACTCTTTATATGTCGCCGTAGATTACGGCTCCGGTAAGGTGCAACTTGGCGGGCAGGCAAAAATTACTTCCCGAATCATTCCTTTACGGGTGGACAATTCTTCCTATACCGATATTTATTTCAGGATAACCAATAAAGGCGCAGAATCTAAAGTAAGGGTAAATTATACAACGAAGTCAAGGTATGTTTCGCCGGGTTGCGGGATCAAAATAAATTATGAAAATTTAAATGCCGTACTAGATCCGGTATCAACAACAACTCCGGTAAAGAGCATACAGGCCGGGCAAAACTTTATAGAGAATGAGGACAAAACGAATCTTTACCTTCTTTTTTAG
- the rlmD gene encoding 23S rRNA (uracil(1939)-C(5))-methyltransferase RlmD — MSRKKNKNIVLENIRLVTAGAKGIAIGRTEEGKTVMVSGAIPGDLVNVKVKKAKSKYYEGEAVDLLEKSPDRVDPKCIHFGVCGGCKWQNMSYEKQLFFKQEEVYNNIKRIGGIENFETLPILGSEEQYFYRNKMEFSFSNARWLTQYEISSEENFGNKDALGFHIPGMWSKILDLKECFLQEEPSNTIRLAVKEYAVSNGLDFFDVKNHEGFLRTLMMRQNSQGEWMVLFQLYREEKENREKLFEFLLETFPQIKTLVYAINPKPNDSIYDLDINVYFGEGFLMEEMDGLKFKIGPKSFFQTNYKQALELYRKTLEFADLKGDEVVYDLYTGTGTIAQYVARNAKQVIGIESVQEAIDAAIEHAELNGLTNTTFYCGDMKDIFNDEFLANHPKADVLITDPPRDGMHQKVVEQILKLSPEKVVYVSCNSATQARDLALMKDQYDVVKILPVDMFPQTHHVENIALLIKK, encoded by the coding sequence ATGAGTAGAAAAAAGAATAAAAATATAGTTCTTGAAAACATAAGGCTCGTAACTGCCGGGGCCAAAGGAATCGCTATCGGGCGGACGGAAGAAGGAAAAACGGTAATGGTTTCAGGAGCTATCCCGGGAGATCTCGTTAATGTAAAAGTAAAAAAAGCAAAGTCCAAGTATTACGAAGGCGAAGCGGTGGACCTGCTCGAAAAGTCTCCGGACCGGGTAGATCCGAAATGTATTCACTTCGGAGTCTGCGGAGGATGCAAATGGCAGAACATGAGCTATGAAAAACAGCTGTTCTTTAAGCAGGAAGAAGTTTATAATAATATTAAAAGAATCGGAGGAATTGAGAATTTCGAAACCTTGCCTATTCTCGGATCTGAAGAACAGTATTTCTACAGAAACAAAATGGAGTTTTCGTTCTCCAATGCGCGCTGGCTTACGCAATACGAAATCAGCTCGGAAGAAAATTTCGGAAACAAGGATGCTTTAGGGTTCCATATTCCGGGAATGTGGAGCAAAATTCTCGATCTTAAAGAATGTTTCCTGCAGGAAGAGCCTTCCAATACCATACGGCTTGCTGTAAAGGAATATGCCGTAAGTAACGGGCTGGATTTCTTTGATGTTAAAAATCACGAAGGTTTCCTGAGAACGCTGATGATGAGACAGAACTCCCAAGGAGAGTGGATGGTTCTTTTCCAGCTGTACAGAGAAGAAAAGGAAAACCGCGAGAAGCTTTTTGAATTCTTATTGGAAACATTCCCGCAGATCAAAACATTGGTTTATGCCATCAATCCGAAGCCGAACGATTCGATTTATGATCTGGATATCAATGTCTACTTTGGAGAAGGATTTTTGATGGAAGAAATGGACGGACTGAAGTTCAAGATCGGGCCGAAATCGTTCTTTCAGACCAATTACAAACAAGCCCTGGAATTATATAGAAAAACACTTGAATTTGCTGATCTTAAAGGTGACGAAGTTGTTTATGATTTATATACCGGGACCGGAACCATTGCTCAGTATGTAGCGAGAAATGCCAAGCAGGTAATCGGTATCGAATCTGTTCAGGAGGCGATCGATGCAGCAATTGAGCATGCCGAACTGAATGGTCTTACCAATACGACTTTCTATTGTGGAGACATGAAGGATATCTTTAATGATGAATTCCTCGCCAACCATCCGAAAGCCGATGTTCTGATTACCGATCCGCCACGAGACGGAATGCATCAGAAAGTAGTCGAGCAGATCTTAAAACTGTCACCTGAAAAAGTAGTGTACGTAAGCTGTAATTCAGCCACTCAGGCCAGAGATTTAGCATTGATGAAAGATCAGTATGATGTGGTAAAAATTCTGCCGGTCGATATGTTTCCGCAGACACACCATGTAGAAAATATTGCTTTACTGATTAAGAAATAA
- a CDS encoding DUF6048 family protein, giving the protein MRTKRIFTFFFSIIGLLVFAQENNTKEAKKEKWKYEPNFMVGGDLLNTGVSFFSDRKLYQGFVSSRIKENIHAVVEAGFESNIYQKNGYDAKVNGPFLKLGAFYMLAKDPENQFNGFYAGGKVAGSFYTQEYRAIPVRGFGGSNSSISFPSSTQSSYWLEGTLGGRVQLFDTNFYIDVNMQPRYLVYTTKQDEIQPMIVPGFGRSSSKFTMGFAWNLAYKF; this is encoded by the coding sequence ATGAGGACAAAACGAATCTTTACCTTCTTTTTTAGTATTATCGGACTTTTGGTATTTGCCCAGGAGAACAATACAAAAGAAGCTAAAAAAGAAAAATGGAAATATGAGCCGAATTTTATGGTAGGTGGTGATCTCCTTAATACGGGAGTTTCCTTTTTTTCGGACAGGAAATTATACCAGGGTTTTGTATCATCAAGGATTAAAGAAAATATCCATGCCGTTGTAGAAGCCGGTTTTGAATCGAATATTTACCAAAAGAATGGCTATGATGCTAAAGTTAACGGGCCTTTTCTAAAATTAGGAGCCTTTTATATGCTGGCAAAAGACCCTGAGAATCAGTTTAACGGATTTTACGCAGGAGGAAAAGTGGCAGGGTCATTCTACACCCAGGAATATAGGGCCATTCCCGTACGGGGGTTTGGGGGGAGTAATTCTTCGATTTCCTTTCCTTCATCCACACAGTCTTCTTATTGGCTGGAAGGAACGTTGGGCGGCAGGGTTCAGCTGTTTGACACCAATTTTTATATCGATGTCAATATGCAGCCGCGATATCTGGTTTACACTACAAAACAGGACGAAATCCAGCCTATGATTGTCCCAGGTTTTGGCAGAAGCTCATCCAAATTTACCATGGGCTTCGCCTGGAATCTGGCGTATAAGTTTTAG
- a CDS encoding reprolysin-like metallopeptidase, whose protein sequence is MNKFFTALMLTALGGAVFGQWTPTSFKTENNKKTSAEFNVSKSNVKSNGYYKLDLDLLRSQLKNAQEMGANAKPVIVSIPTLSGRIEKFSVYSFPVVVKELADQYQLGSYVGVGVDDPTKYLRFSLAPNDFQSMIIGDGGYEFIEPQIGNKTIYEVHPKTNKTQGSTFLCGTNETVSQKKQITELLKKGSSFTNQPGDFSKSSDKKYRTMRLAMSVTGEYTQFFATQANLPATATDDQKRAVALVAINATLTRANGVFEKDFALHLNLQSFPGVIYTNAATDPYSAAGAGVAGAWNGELMNVLHTNVGDGNFDIGHLFGASGGGGNAGCIGCVCSNDMTTDASGSPQAYKGSGFTSPANGIPQGDSFDIDYVAHEIGHQLGGNHTFSHSLEGSGVNMEPGSGSTIMGYAGITGTNTDVQAHSDAYFHVASIGQILENLQTTTCDVENSITNDPPVIAALPTYNIPKGTAFVLTASATDAQGDPMTYSWEEIDDAGTTINKNNLGTTSTGASFRSAVPSTNPTRYFPALSSVLNGILNNSSNTWESVSMVPRTTHYAVTVRDNNANALQQQTQYATQTIVVGDNGPFKVTTTVAEANGSPTPISWAVANTTAAPYNVANVKVEYTTNNGSTWTVLSASTPNDGSESFTFPSSLNGTTIKVRISSIGNVFYAIGSVALTTLSPCSSAAPSGLTVIPSLGGASIYWTPYSGSSTTYIVRYKKTTDVTWTQVTTSGSAIDISGLTAGTYEAQVAAVCSGTTGSYSASVNFTVTTYSTVTYCDSSTVYATNQYISNVTLSNVNNTSAASVYTNYTANPALQINLVKGAAPYALTVGVGNATSYNAASVWIDWNRNGTFEASEKVLNGPVSATVTAQYTSSVTVPSTAVENQPLRMRIVYIYAGSTNNGASIPSSLACGTNFYYGETEDYNVMVSPVLSTNDVAGPKNDIHIYPNPVSDILNITKVSDKAAYKIYSAAGQLVKQGNISGGQINVSELIKGGYVITIEEKGKEAFNSKFIKK, encoded by the coding sequence ATGAACAAATTTTTTACTGCCTTAATGTTGACTGCTTTAGGGGGAGCGGTGTTCGGTCAATGGACACCAACTTCTTTTAAGACAGAAAACAATAAGAAGACAAGTGCGGAATTTAATGTAAGCAAATCTAATGTAAAAAGTAACGGATACTATAAATTAGATCTGGACTTGCTTAGATCTCAGCTGAAAAATGCACAGGAAATGGGTGCTAACGCAAAACCGGTTATTGTTTCTATACCTACACTTAGTGGGAGAATAGAGAAGTTCTCGGTGTATAGCTTTCCTGTAGTAGTAAAGGAACTTGCAGATCAATATCAGTTAGGTTCTTATGTTGGGGTGGGAGTAGATGATCCTACAAAATATTTAAGATTTTCGTTAGCCCCTAATGATTTCCAATCCATGATTATCGGAGACGGGGGCTATGAATTTATTGAACCTCAAATTGGGAATAAAACCATTTATGAGGTACACCCTAAAACAAATAAAACACAAGGTAGTACATTTTTGTGTGGGACCAATGAAACAGTATCTCAGAAAAAGCAAATTACTGAGTTATTGAAAAAAGGAAGCTCTTTTACGAATCAGCCTGGTGATTTTTCTAAATCTTCCGATAAGAAATACCGGACTATGAGATTGGCAATGTCGGTAACCGGGGAGTATACTCAATTTTTTGCGACCCAGGCCAACTTGCCTGCTACCGCTACCGATGATCAGAAAAGAGCGGTAGCTCTTGTTGCCATAAATGCTACCTTAACCAGAGCGAATGGAGTATTTGAGAAAGACTTTGCTTTACATTTGAACCTTCAAAGCTTCCCGGGAGTTATTTATACTAATGCCGCTACGGATCCTTATTCTGCTGCAGGTGCTGGTGTTGCCGGTGCCTGGAATGGAGAATTGATGAATGTTTTACACACAAACGTCGGAGATGGCAATTTCGATATAGGACATTTATTCGGAGCTTCCGGTGGCGGAGGTAATGCCGGATGTATTGGATGTGTTTGTAGTAATGATATGACTACCGATGCAAGTGGGTCGCCTCAGGCTTACAAAGGTTCAGGATTTACTTCTCCTGCTAATGGTATTCCACAGGGAGATAGTTTTGATATTGATTATGTGGCTCACGAAATAGGACATCAACTAGGAGGTAACCACACATTTTCTCACAGTCTTGAAGGTTCAGGAGTGAATATGGAGCCAGGGTCTGGATCTACAATCATGGGGTATGCCGGTATTACAGGAACCAATACTGATGTGCAGGCTCACTCAGATGCTTATTTTCATGTAGCAAGTATCGGACAAATATTAGAAAACCTGCAAACTACAACTTGTGATGTTGAAAATTCGATTACAAATGATCCGCCGGTAATTGCTGCTTTGCCTACCTATAATATTCCTAAAGGAACTGCTTTCGTTTTAACAGCTTCTGCTACGGATGCGCAAGGTGATCCAATGACGTATTCATGGGAAGAAATAGATGATGCAGGTACAACAATTAATAAAAATAATTTAGGAACAACTTCTACTGGAGCATCTTTCCGATCTGCAGTACCATCTACCAACCCTACAAGATATTTCCCTGCACTGTCTTCTGTATTAAACGGAATATTAAACAATAGCAGTAATACCTGGGAATCCGTATCGATGGTTCCAAGAACAACCCATTATGCTGTAACGGTAAGAGATAATAATGCGAATGCGCTTCAACAGCAAACGCAATATGCAACTCAGACTATTGTCGTAGGAGATAATGGTCCATTTAAAGTAACTACTACGGTAGCAGAAGCAAATGGATCTCCTACACCTATTTCTTGGGCTGTTGCAAACACTACAGCTGCGCCTTATAACGTAGCAAATGTTAAAGTGGAGTATACTACAAATAATGGTAGTACCTGGACTGTGCTTTCTGCTTCAACACCAAACGATGGTTCTGAAAGCTTTACTTTTCCATCTTCATTGAATGGTACTACAATTAAAGTGAGAATATCTTCTATCGGAAATGTGTTCTATGCAATCGGAAGTGTTGCGCTTACTACATTATCGCCTTGCAGCAGTGCTGCGCCTTCCGGTCTTACGGTAATTCCTTCACTTGGTGGAGCTTCTATTTACTGGACACCTTATTCAGGAAGTTCTACTACCTACATTGTACGCTATAAGAAAACTACAGATGTTACTTGGACGCAGGTTACTACATCAGGGTCTGCAATCGATATTAGTGGTTTAACTGCCGGAACGTATGAAGCACAGGTAGCTGCCGTATGCTCGGGTACTACAGGTTCATATTCTGCATCCGTAAACTTTACAGTAACTACTTATTCTACCGTTACATATTGTGATTCTTCCACCGTATATGCTACAAATCAATATATATCAAATGTTACCTTGTCGAATGTAAATAATACTTCGGCAGCTTCTGTCTACACTAATTATACAGCGAATCCTGCACTGCAGATCAATCTTGTGAAAGGAGCTGCACCTTACGCTTTAACAGTGGGGGTTGGAAATGCAACTTCATACAATGCTGCTTCTGTATGGATAGACTGGAACAGAAACGGTACATTTGAAGCTTCCGAAAAAGTATTGAATGGTCCGGTATCGGCTACTGTTACAGCTCAGTATACTTCATCGGTTACAGTACCTTCTACTGCTGTAGAAAATCAGCCGTTAAGAATGAGAATAGTATATATATATGCAGGTTCGACCAATAATGGCGCATCTATTCCTTCTTCTCTCGCATGTGGTACTAATTTCTATTATGGAGAGACTGAAGATTATAATGTGATGGTGTCACCGGTATTATCTACCAACGATGTAGCCGGTCCTAAAAACGATATTCACATTTATCCTAATCCGGTATCGGATATCCTTAACATTACGAAAGTATCTGATAAAGCAGCCTATAAAATTTACAGTGCTGCCGGTCAGTTGGTAAAACAAGGAAACATCAGTGGCGGACAGATCAATGTTTCTGAACTGATTAAAGGAGGTTATGTAATTACCATTGAAGAAAAAGGAAAAGAGGCATTCAATTCCAAATTCATCAAAAAGTAA
- a CDS encoding M43 family zinc metalloprotease, translating to MNCKITFKVPFLFFVFLCCSIFAQKKNVQGQDQIVFGRTYTIDDLKKMNGVIRCASTEYEAMLQKQYPDRMTDAQFEAWIAPLIENSKTNKSQNGGVITIPVVVHVIHSGQAYGVAQNISDEQVQSQITVMNNDFRKLTGTPGFNSNPVGADIMIQFALAKVDPNGNPTNGIDRVNMCQESWTTAQVDANVKPATIWDPTQYMNMWSVKFGGASANILGYAQFPSNSGVVGVPAGGAANTDGVVANYGTFGSSDYGTNFTLGAPYDKGRTMTHEVGHFLGLRHIWGDDDATDPNGLACATDYCNDTPPAHKANGSCATPIASCTSGLFEMVENYMDYTNDTCMNIFTLEQKARMTAVMNNSPRRTELKTSVKDMPIPLFPNDAELKAEKICNASSSCGGTASTSFPFSIYNRGTSALTSAVITYTVNGGASQTYNWTGNLAQNKYAIFSITATENSTISAQITSVNGTSDARASNNTAISIAGNYTTTPVGSTSVTFTLQPDFYGSETTWTLKNSAGTTLYSGGPYSDGVANGSQIVSLPALVTQTWNLAPDCYTFTINDSYGDGIYLYGYYNVKNSSGNTIISEGATNFGATQSKSFKVLVLGTNETNGGVKSNIQVYPNPATDFLNITKVSNKSTFEIHNAVGQLVKVGKIDNNQVKVSELVKGTYIITVKDGKISESIKFIKN from the coding sequence ATGAATTGTAAAATTACTTTTAAAGTACCTTTTCTATTCTTTGTGTTCTTATGCTGTTCAATCTTTGCTCAGAAAAAAAATGTTCAGGGGCAAGATCAGATTGTATTTGGCAGAACATATACAATAGATGATTTAAAAAAAATGAATGGGGTTATCCGATGTGCTTCTACGGAATATGAAGCTATGCTCCAAAAACAGTATCCGGATAGAATGACGGATGCTCAATTTGAAGCGTGGATTGCTCCTCTAATCGAAAATTCAAAGACAAATAAGTCGCAGAATGGAGGGGTTATTACGATTCCTGTGGTAGTGCACGTTATCCATAGTGGCCAGGCTTACGGGGTTGCTCAGAATATTTCTGATGAACAGGTACAATCCCAGATTACTGTAATGAATAATGATTTCAGAAAATTGACTGGAACTCCGGGTTTTAATTCAAACCCTGTAGGTGCGGATATTATGATTCAGTTTGCTTTAGCAAAAGTAGATCCTAATGGAAATCCTACAAACGGTATTGACAGGGTAAATATGTGTCAAGAGTCCTGGACAACCGCTCAGGTTGATGCAAATGTAAAGCCTGCAACGATATGGGATCCTACTCAATATATGAATATGTGGAGCGTTAAGTTTGGCGGTGCAAGCGCAAACATCTTAGGTTATGCGCAATTTCCATCAAACTCAGGAGTTGTAGGTGTTCCTGCAGGAGGAGCAGCTAATACGGATGGTGTTGTTGCGAATTATGGAACATTTGGAAGTTCAGATTACGGGACGAATTTTACATTGGGTGCTCCTTACGATAAAGGGAGAACCATGACTCACGAAGTAGGTCACTTTTTAGGGCTTAGACATATCTGGGGAGATGATGATGCTACGGATCCTAACGGATTAGCATGTGCTACCGATTATTGTAATGATACGCCTCCTGCGCATAAAGCTAATGGTAGTTGTGCTACACCTATTGCAAGCTGTACTTCCGGACTTTTCGAAATGGTAGAAAACTATATGGATTATACTAATGATACATGTATGAATATTTTTACATTAGAGCAAAAAGCAAGAATGACTGCTGTAATGAATAATTCTCCTAGAAGAACTGAATTGAAAACTTCTGTAAAAGATATGCCAATTCCATTATTCCCTAATGACGCAGAATTAAAAGCAGAAAAAATTTGTAATGCATCTTCATCTTGCGGTGGTACGGCTTCTACTTCATTTCCATTCAGCATATATAATAGGGGAACCTCTGCGCTTACTTCTGCGGTGATTACCTATACTGTAAATGGCGGTGCTTCACAAACATATAACTGGACAGGAAATTTAGCTCAAAATAAATATGCGATATTTTCTATAACTGCTACAGAGAATTCAACAATTTCTGCACAAATTACTTCTGTAAACGGAACTTCTGATGCAAGGGCGAGTAATAATACGGCGATTTCAATTGCAGGAAACTATACAACCACACCTGTAGGAAGCACATCTGTTACTTTTACACTTCAACCGGATTTCTATGGTTCAGAAACTACCTGGACTCTCAAGAACAGTGCGGGAACTACTTTATACTCTGGGGGACCTTATTCAGATGGAGTAGCTAATGGAAGTCAGATTGTATCTTTACCGGCTTTGGTTACCCAAACATGGAATTTAGCGCCAGACTGTTATACATTTACAATCAATGACAGTTATGGGGATGGTATATATCTTTATGGATATTATAATGTTAAAAATTCATCAGGAAATACCATAATTTCTGAAGGGGCAACCAATTTTGGAGCTACACAATCCAAATCGTTTAAAGTATTGGTATTAGGTACGAATGAAACGAATGGAGGAGTAAAAAGCAACATTCAGGTATATCCAAATCCTGCAACAGATTTCCTTAATATTACTAAAGTTTCTAATAAATCAACATTTGAAATTCATAATGCAGTAGGGCAGTTGGTTAAAGTTGGTAAAATTGATAACAACCAGGTTAAAGTATCCGAATTGGTAAAAGGTACTTATATCATTACTGTTAAAGACGGTAAAATTTCTGAAAGTATCAAGTTTATTAAAAATTAA